From Deferribacterota bacterium, one genomic window encodes:
- a CDS encoding acyl-CoA dehydrogenase — protein GSREQKEKHLPKLASGEMIASFCLTEPEVGSDAASLKTTAIKEGDNYIINGTKRFITNAPEAGLFTVFARTNPEGKRAKGVSAFVIERNTKGISIGPYEKKMGMWGGHVSDVIFENCVVSSSALLGEEGKGFISAMKILERARIHMAAVSVGVAERIIDESLRYATNRKQFGRPISDFQMIQSMIAESKAECYAAKCMVIDAAKNYDDGKPITLVSSCSKLFATEMVNKVADRGVQIHGGYGYIRDNAVERLYRDVRLFKLYEGTSEIQKIIIAKNLIKSLSN, from the coding sequence CGGAAGCAGAGAACAAAAAGAAAAACACCTGCCAAAATTAGCTTCTGGTGAAATGATAGCATCCTTTTGCCTAACAGAACCTGAGGTTGGCTCAGATGCGGCTTCTCTTAAAACAACTGCAATAAAAGAAGGGGATAATTATATAATAAACGGCACTAAAAGATTTATAACTAATGCACCAGAAGCAGGGCTTTTCACTGTTTTTGCAAGAACTAATCCTGAGGGAAAAAGAGCTAAAGGTGTTTCTGCTTTTGTAATAGAAAGAAACACTAAGGGTATATCAATAGGACCCTATGAGAAAAAAATGGGGATGTGGGGAGGACATGTTTCAGATGTTATATTTGAAAATTGTGTAGTTTCCTCTTCAGCTTTGTTAGGAGAAGAAGGAAAGGGTTTTATCTCTGCAATGAAGATTTTAGAAAGAGCAAGAATACATATGGCTGCAGTCAGTGTTGGTGTAGCTGAAAGGATTATAGATGAATCCCTAAGATATGCTACAAATAGAAAACAATTTGGAAGGCCTATATCAGATTTTCAGATGATTCAGTCTATGATAGCTGAAAGTAAAGCAGAGTGTTATGCTGCCAAATGCATGGTTATTGATGCAGCTAAGAATTATGATGATGGCAAACCTATTACATTAGTTTCTTCTTGCTCTAAGCTTTTTGCTACAGAGATGGTTAATAAAGTGGCAGATAGAGGGGTTCAGATACATGGTGGATATGGTTATATTAGGGATAATGCTGTTGAAAGACTTTATAGAGATGTTAGGCTTTTTAAGCTGTATGAAGGTACAAGTGAGATTCAAAAGATCATAATAGCAAAAAATTTAATCAAATCACTTAGTAATTAA
- a CDS encoding CoA-transferase: protein MYHTENGMLGMGPAPSKGNEDFYLQNASKDLVTIVKGGSFFDSALSFSIMRGGHLDMVFLGSFQVSEEGDIANWSTGDKMLVPSVGGAMDLVVGCNDVRVLMNHCTKDNKPRILKRCSYPLTAKRGARRIYTNLSVIDVTNE from the coding sequence ATTTATCATACAGAAAATGGCATGCTTGGCATGGGACCGGCTCCATCAAAAGGAAATGAGGATTTTTATTTGCAGAATGCTAGTAAAGACTTAGTCACAATTGTAAAGGGAGGCTCTTTTTTCGATAGTGCACTTTCTTTTTCTATAATGAGGGGTGGACATTTAGATATGGTTTTTCTAGGTTCTTTTCAAGTTTCTGAAGAGGGTGATATTGCAAATTGGTCCACAGGTGATAAAATGTTAGTACCTTCAGTTGGAGGGGCAATGGATTTAGTTGTGGGGTGTAATGATGTCAGGGTACTCATGAATCATTGCACAAAAGACAATAAACCCAGAATATTAAAGAGATGTAGTTATCCACTAACAGCAAAAAGAGGCGCAAGAAGAATATATACCAACTTATCTGTTATAGATGTAACAAATGAGTGA
- a CDS encoding enoyl-CoA hydratase-related protein, producing MSVVTYEKLKEFIGLVKINRPEALNALNSEVRSELSKTFDSLADNDDIRALIITGNEKAFAAGADIKEMMDKNPADIYLQKMAKVWDSITKYPRPLIAAVNGYALGGGCELAMHADIIVAGENAKFGQPEIRIGIMPGAGGTQRLPRAIGRFKAMRLLLTGEMITGLQAYEMGLASYCVKDEEVMDKAVEVASKIATMPPIAASKIKEVVNKGYDISLDAALALEREAFQMLFSTEDKKEGMQAFIEKRKPKYKGK from the coding sequence ATGAGTGTTGTTACTTATGAAAAACTAAAAGAATTTATTGGTCTTGTAAAGATTAATAGACCAGAGGCATTAAATGCTTTAAATTCAGAGGTTAGAAGCGAGTTATCAAAAACCTTTGATTCACTTGCTGACAACGATGATATAAGAGCGCTTATAATAACAGGAAACGAGAAGGCTTTTGCAGCAGGAGCTGATATAAAGGAGATGATGGATAAAAACCCCGCTGACATATATTTACAAAAAATGGCAAAAGTTTGGGATAGTATTACGAAATATCCAAGGCCTTTAATTGCAGCTGTTAATGGATATGCTCTAGGTGGTGGATGCGAGCTTGCAATGCATGCTGATATTATTGTAGCAGGTGAAAATGCTAAATTTGGTCAACCAGAAATAAGGATTGGAATAATGCCAGGAGCAGGTGGTACGCAGAGACTTCCAAGAGCAATAGGAAGATTTAAGGCTATGAGGTTACTCTTAACAGGAGAGATGATTACAGGTTTACAGGCTTATGAAATGGGGCTTGCAAGCTATTGCGTAAAGGATGAAGAAGTTATGGATAAAGCAGTTGAGGTAGCAAGTAAAATTGCAACAATGCCACCTATTGCTGCAAGTAAGATAAAAGAGGTTGTTAACAAAGGATATGATATAAGTTTAGATGCAGCGTTAGCACTAGAGAGAGAAGCCTTTCAAATGCTATTTTCT
- a CDS encoding CoA-transferase produces the protein MINKCIYETKEIIKGIKSSSTVLVGGFGECAVPLELIDALIESDTTDLTIASNNAGVADRGSAKFYMLILK, from the coding sequence ATGATAAATAAATGCATTTATGAAACAAAGGAAATAATAAAAGGGATAAAAAGTAGTAGCACAGTTCTTGTAGGTGGATTTGGCGAATGTGCTGTGCCCTTAGAGCTTATCGATGCTTTAATTGAAAGTGATACAACTGATTTAACTATTGCTTCAAATAATGCTGGTGTTGCAGATAGAGGATCAGCAAAATTTTATATGTTAATCCTGAAATAG